In one window of Blastopirellula marina DNA:
- a CDS encoding efflux RND transporter permease subunit: protein MFAKFLHRPALAIVISLLILFMGGLSIVSLPISQFPSVAPPSVVVAVSYPGASANILVNSTLVILERAINGVPNMRYMTSAATSAGEASIMITFEPGTDPNVAVLNVNNRIQMVKNRLPPIVEREGIIVMQNMTSMLMYVNVYSKDPNHDQNFLYNYVSANLLPEIQRIRGVGRAKILGNRAYAMRVELDLDRMRAYRVSAADIMETIKEQSMIGSPGRLGQATGTTSQTIEYVLTWVGRYNKPEQYGELILRANPNGEILRIKDVAKVSLGSSFYDLYSDIDGYPSASIVLKQIPGSNASDVIDQVKEKLKEFKTESFPPGMDYAVSYDVSNFLDASIEKVLHTLFEAFVLVSLVVFLFLGDFRSTLIPTLAVPVSLIGTFFFMSMFGMSINLITLFALVLAIGVVVDDAIVVVEAVHAKMHEKHLSPYAATKEVIGEIAGAIIAITLVMTSVFIPVTFMPGAVGVFYRQFALTMAMSIVLSGVVALTLTPVLCAMILKPHSKNEKPTGLIGFTNRCLKAIGGRYAFVLRGMLAIVLGAATGYGVYELLHIEIVHEVISEQFTLTPTRMIVIGSVMAVLFTFSYRAALSGSEPGEKKKRGPIGSFLHVFDRAVEGVTAGYTGLVGLVVTRRILTMAVIGAFGYGILMVNQVLPSGFIPLEDQGVIYGIIQTPPGSTLEYTNAKSHELQKICEEFDEITSVTSLAGYEILTEGRGSNAGTCLINLKPWAERELTSKQLIAELEEKGRDIANVKLEFFEPPAVPGFGAAGGFSLCLLDKTNSGDYEAFGEITEKFLDDLGKRKELKGIFTFFANNYPQYEIIIDNDVAMQKGVSIEDAMENLSIVVGSTWEQGFIRFNQFYKVYVQSAPEFRRYPEDLKNMFVKNDEGEMVPYSSFMRLEKRQGMNEINRYNLYTTAIIQGAPAEGYSSGQAIDAIKEVAAQTLPHGYDIGWQGLSYDEANKGNTAIYIFAIVVLFVYLVLVGQYESFLLPLAVLISLPVGLFGSFLMLKAMGLSNDVYCQIGLVMLVGLLGKNAILIIEFAVQRRHEGLSIKDAAIEGGNLRFRPIVMTSFAFIAGLIPLVRATGPGAIGNRTIGTTAVGGMLMGTLIGVLVIPGLYYLFAKISDGKKLIRDEHDDPLSEMFEREATHPHPEPHPE, encoded by the coding sequence ATGTTTGCAAAATTCTTACACAGGCCTGCCTTGGCCATTGTGATCTCGTTGCTCATCCTGTTTATGGGTGGGCTGTCGATCGTCTCGTTACCGATTTCGCAGTTTCCTTCCGTCGCACCACCAAGTGTTGTGGTTGCGGTTTCGTACCCAGGTGCGAGTGCGAATATTCTTGTCAATTCGACGCTGGTTATTTTGGAACGTGCGATCAACGGCGTTCCGAACATGCGGTACATGACTTCGGCGGCGACGAGTGCCGGTGAAGCCTCGATCATGATCACCTTCGAGCCGGGCACCGACCCGAATGTGGCGGTCTTGAACGTGAACAACCGCATCCAGATGGTGAAAAACCGTCTGCCACCTATCGTGGAGCGTGAGGGTATCATCGTCATGCAGAACATGACGAGTATGTTGATGTACGTGAACGTCTACAGTAAGGATCCCAATCACGACCAGAACTTCCTTTACAACTACGTCAGTGCGAACTTGCTGCCAGAGATCCAGCGTATTCGTGGTGTCGGTCGAGCGAAGATTTTGGGTAACCGAGCCTATGCGATGCGTGTCGAGCTCGACTTGGATCGGATGCGTGCCTACCGCGTTTCTGCGGCCGACATCATGGAGACGATCAAAGAGCAAAGTATGATCGGTTCGCCTGGCCGTCTTGGTCAGGCAACAGGTACGACTTCCCAGACGATTGAATACGTGTTGACGTGGGTTGGCCGATACAACAAACCGGAGCAATATGGCGAACTGATTTTGCGAGCCAACCCGAACGGCGAAATCTTGCGGATCAAGGACGTGGCCAAGGTCTCACTGGGCTCCTCGTTCTATGACTTATATTCCGATATCGATGGCTATCCGTCTGCTTCGATCGTGTTGAAACAGATCCCAGGATCGAATGCTTCCGACGTGATTGATCAGGTGAAGGAAAAGCTCAAGGAATTTAAGACCGAGTCATTCCCGCCGGGGATGGACTACGCCGTTAGCTACGACGTTTCAAACTTCCTCGACGCGTCGATTGAAAAAGTGTTGCACACGTTGTTCGAGGCGTTCGTTCTCGTTTCGTTGGTGGTGTTCCTCTTCCTGGGAGACTTCCGCAGCACGCTCATTCCGACGTTGGCGGTGCCGGTTTCGTTGATCGGTACCTTCTTCTTCATGAGCATGTTCGGGATGTCGATCAACCTGATTACGCTCTTCGCGCTGGTGCTTGCCATTGGTGTGGTGGTCGACGACGCGATCGTGGTGGTGGAGGCGGTGCATGCGAAGATGCATGAGAAACATCTCTCACCCTATGCGGCCACCAAAGAGGTGATCGGGGAAATCGCCGGTGCTATTATCGCGATTACCTTGGTGATGACGTCGGTGTTCATTCCTGTGACGTTCATGCCGGGTGCTGTGGGTGTTTTCTATCGACAGTTTGCGTTAACGATGGCCATGTCGATCGTGCTTTCCGGTGTGGTGGCTTTGACACTGACGCCGGTGCTGTGTGCGATGATTCTGAAACCGCATTCCAAGAATGAGAAGCCAACCGGATTGATTGGTTTCACCAACCGTTGCCTCAAGGCAATCGGCGGTAGATACGCATTCGTCCTGCGGGGCATGCTGGCCATTGTGCTCGGTGCTGCAACCGGGTACGGCGTGTATGAACTGCTTCATATCGAGATCGTTCATGAAGTGATCTCCGAGCAGTTCACGCTCACCCCAACACGCATGATTGTGATCGGCAGTGTGATGGCGGTCTTGTTCACTTTCTCGTACCGTGCTGCTCTTTCCGGCAGCGAACCAGGCGAGAAAAAGAAACGTGGGCCGATCGGATCGTTCCTGCACGTCTTTGATCGTGCTGTGGAAGGAGTGACTGCAGGGTACACCGGACTGGTGGGCCTGGTCGTGACGAGGCGTATCTTGACGATGGCTGTGATTGGCGCGTTTGGCTACGGAATTCTGATGGTGAACCAGGTTCTTCCTTCTGGGTTTATCCCGTTGGAAGATCAGGGTGTTATCTATGGGATTATTCAAACGCCGCCTGGTTCGACGCTTGAGTACACCAATGCGAAATCGCACGAACTGCAGAAGATCTGTGAGGAGTTCGACGAAATCACTTCGGTGACTTCATTGGCCGGTTACGAAATTCTGACCGAAGGTCGTGGTTCGAATGCTGGTACCTGTTTGATCAACTTGAAACCATGGGCTGAACGGGAACTTACCTCGAAGCAACTCATCGCCGAATTGGAAGAAAAAGGGCGCGACATCGCGAACGTCAAGCTCGAGTTCTTCGAGCCTCCGGCGGTGCCTGGTTTCGGTGCGGCTGGTGGTTTCTCGCTTTGTTTGCTCGATAAGACGAACAGTGGTGATTATGAGGCGTTCGGTGAAATCACCGAGAAGTTCCTGGATGACCTGGGTAAACGCAAGGAATTGAAGGGTATCTTCACGTTCTTCGCGAATAACTATCCCCAGTACGAGATCATCATCGACAACGATGTGGCCATGCAGAAGGGTGTTTCCATCGAAGATGCGATGGAAAACCTATCGATCGTCGTGGGTAGTACCTGGGAACAGGGCTTCATTCGCTTTAATCAGTTCTACAAGGTGTACGTCCAATCGGCACCTGAGTTCCGCCGCTATCCGGAGGATCTTAAGAACATGTTCGTGAAGAACGATGAAGGGGAAATGGTTCCCTACTCGTCGTTCATGAGGCTCGAGAAACGCCAAGGTATGAACGAAATCAATCGTTACAACCTTTACACCACAGCCATCATCCAGGGTGCTCCTGCGGAAGGTTACAGTAGTGGTCAAGCGATTGACGCAATTAAGGAAGTCGCCGCACAGACGCTTCCCCACGGTTACGATATCGGTTGGCAAGGTCTTTCGTACGACGAAGCCAACAAGGGGAACACGGCAATCTACATTTTCGCAATTGTGGTGTTGTTCGTTTACTTGGTGTTGGTCGGTCAGTACGAAAGCTTCCTGCTTCCTTTGGCGGTGCTTATCTCGCTGCCGGTTGGTTTGTTTGGCTCGTTCCTGATGCTCAAAGCAATGGGCTTGTCAAACGACGTGTACTGTCAGATCGGTCTCGTGATGCTCGTGGGGCTGTTGGGTAAGAACGCGATTCTGATTATCGAGTTCGCTGTTCAACGGCGACACGAAGGATTGAGCATCAAGGACGCGGCCATCGAAGGTGGTAACTTGCGTTTCCGCCCGATTGTGATGACTTCGTTCGCGTTTATCGCAGGTCTGATTCCGCTCGTTCGAGCGACTGGTCCGGGTGCGATTGGTAACCGAACGATCGGTACGACGGCGGTGGGTGGTATGCTCATGGGTACGCTCATCGGGGTCCTGGTGATTCCTGGTTTGTATTACCTCTTCGCCAAGATATCGGACGGTAAGAAACTCATTCGCGACGAACATGACGACCCGCTAAGCGAGATGTTCGAGCGTGAAGCAACCCATCCGCATCCGGAGCCACATCCGGAATAG